ATGCGGGGATGTCGACGACCATAACGCAGGGAAAGGCTGTTGCGCTCAGCAAGAAGATTGTTCCTGCTTTCAAATTTGGAAGGCAGGGTCCCCATTTGGTTTATCGCGGGTAACTTTGCCAGCAAGTCCAAGTCTCCTTTTGCCTCTTGGATTTTCTCAAGTGTGGCAGACAGGTTCAACAACTCGACCTTGGCATCGTTCAGGCTCCCGCTGAGATTTTTCATGCGGTCAACAATCAGGTTCTGGCTTTCCTCAAGCGAAACGAGATTGCGCTCCTGGCGGTATCGCTGCACGGCGAGTTCCGAGCGTTCAACTTTAAGTTTTAATTCCTCACTCTGGCTTCTCAAGAACCTGAGGGCAGAGTCGTTGGTTTTGCGCGAGCGCTCCACAAGGAAGTCGTTGAATTCCTCGCTGAACCTGTTTGCGAGCAATGCTGCCGCTTGTGGGTTGCGATGATGAAATTCGAACTTGAAAATATTACCGCCAACTAGGGCAATCTTGTTGGCGCTGGCAATTATGTTGTGGATGCTTGGTGCGTTATTGCCGTCATTGTCCCGGTAATCCTTGGTGATCAGGTTTACCTCTTCCGTGGTCAGTGAATCAACAACCCGGTTCCGGAAAGAGTTGCTTCGTAAATCTGTGAGGTGATTCCTTAAGATAAAATCGGCCGAGCGTCCAAGAGAGTTATCCACCACCTGTTGGATGTTGATGACTTTGTCCTGTTGGAGCTCAAACAGAAGAATCGCAACAGACTTATAGAGGGGGACCGTCTGCAGTTTTTTGTATGCATAGAAGCCGGAAACGGACAGGGCTACCAGCAAGGCGAGCATCCAGTGCTCCCGAATGACAAACAGGTAATCAAGCCAGCTCTTCTCACTTGAAATTGAATTACCGCTATTCCTTTGGGAAGAATTCGGGTTTGATTCGTATTGTTGATTACTCATTTATAGTAGAAAGATTGGGAAATTGATCAGGTGCTTAAGGGGATGACTTAAAACATCCGTTCCGGGACGAAAATTATGTCTTCAGGAAAAATTGTAATGAGATCCTCATTGCCACGTTTGCTGCCGCGGATGACCTTTTCCAGGTCCACTATTATCTTCTCTTCCCTGTCCGATCCCTTAATCGGTCGGCGCACGACAATTTCCGACCGCTTGGCGTATTGTGATAAATCCCCAGCCATTGTGATAGCCTCCAGGATATCCAGGGATTGCTTGCCACGGGGGAATTTTTTTGCCCCCGGTTGGTTCACTTCACCAAAAATGTAGAACACTTGTTCTGCAAACTCAGCAACTGAGACCGTGACCTGTGGGTCTATCAAATACTCCTCACTTATATAGGTTTCCTCAAGCCGAGTTTCGGCTTCCCGCAAAGTAAGGCCCCCAAGATCAGTTCTTCCAAGGAGAGGAACAATCAGAACACCATTTGGATCGAGCTCTTGTAGAACGCTCAGGTCCGGCTCATTGAAGACGGTGATTTGGACCGTATCACCCGGACGCAATTTATAAAACTTGGCTCCTCGTTCATCAATTCCCGGAAGGGGTGTTGCCGCAGTTTGAGCAATCCCTCCAGTAGTAATCAGGAACAGTAAAAATGTGAGCACAACACGGCTCAAGACAGTATATTCTAATCTTTTCATACCCCAGCAATAATATCTCTCACAAGTACCGAATGTCAGCACTACGACAACAATAAAGTGCCTGAAAGGCGCTTATCTGGAACTCTTTACGAATTATTTAAGGATGTCAGGTTGATTGCCTGAAGATCGTTAATTCTGTTTACATGCCCAATAGAGAATGCCCCTCCAGAGATCGCAGACAGCTTTGCAGTCGCTCCAACGACCATCCGCCAACCTTGGCCTTTGACTTTACACCTTTTTACGACCCCGACGTTCCCATGTTGGGCGGAAAAGACCAAGCCAAGCTCCTTTCGTCAAAGACTTGTGAAAGATTCAGTAAAAGGCTGAGACCGCTTACCACAGGGTGATCCGAGGGCCTAGTCTGCTGCTGTAATGAAAAGCAGCACATCCAACCACACTGTTTCACGCAGCATCTTTGCCGGATCGATCACGGCTCTGTTCCTGGGCCTTGCGATTCTCTCTCAGCAAGCACCTGCGCCGCTATCCACTGAACCCGCAGCTCCGATCAATCCAGTACTGGAGATTGTGGATGTTGAAAAGGTATCGGTTAAAGCTAGCCCGGAGTCAGCAGTGGCTTCTCCTACACTCTCCTTTGCCGAAGCTCGGAGCCTCCGCTTCGATTCGCATGAATTTGATTTAGGATCGGTAATCGAATGGCGCGCCCGGAAAGATTCCACTGTTGAGGGGATTCTAGTCTTTGAAGAACTCGGGCCGGTTTATTTTGAAGCGGAACGGACGCAGGGATCTGATTGGGAAATTCGGGAATCCGCCATTCTGGGGGAATTTGTTGTTTTGAATGAATCGTTGCCTCTGAATAAGTGGCAGTCTGCTGGTTATATTGATAGCGGATATGTCGAGATCGTTGAGTCCAACCGGCTGGTCACAAGCGTTCGTTTCCGTGCGAGCAACTTGGACGACCAGCTCCTCGCACAAAGCATTATCGGCGCTTCCATAGATGAGGGATTGTTTGAAATGAACACCCTCGTCTTTCCGGTAGCGGCACCCAATGACCCAAACTACGCCGGTTCTTACACCTTGAACAAGCTTGAGCTTGAACCCGTATGGGATGCTTATGGGTTTTCCCCAGAGGCCCAATTGGGTCGCCGTCCAATCATCGCGGTAGTGGATAATGGGGCATCGGATACAAGCACAGATCTGCATATTTGGATCAACGAGGATGAAATTCCAGGTAACGGAAAAGACGATGACGGAAATGGCTTTGTGGACGATGTCAGTGGCTGGAATTTTGTCTACAATTCAAACGACCTGAGTTTTGCAGGCGGGCATGGTAGCACGGTTTCCCGGATTGCTGCCAGCATCACGAATAATGGCGTTGGAACAGCAAGCCCCGCGAGTTCGGCTTCCCTGATGCGCGTGATGTACTATGAGACAAATGCCGGCTCCCACTACGATGTGATCGACTCAATGATATATGCCGTGGACAACGGGGCAGACGTCGTGAATTGCAGTTTTATTGCCACAAGTTCCTCGATGTTTTCCTACGTCATTACTGAAGCCGCAAAAGTTGACTGTATCATCGTTGCTGCTGCAGGAAACAACAAGCGTGACCTCAGTGAATACCCGCTGTATCCAGTTTGCTTGACTGCTCCCAACTTGATTGGGGTTGGCGCAAGCGATGCATCGGACGTGAGGGCCGCCTCCAATTTCAGTTCAATCTATTTGGACCTTTTTGCACCCGCGAGTGTGACTTCCTATTCCACACCACTTGTGAGCTCAACAGTCGCCTTGTTGCGGGCCATCAAGCCTGAAGCAACCGCTGGAGAAATTACCTCTGCGATTGTTGCGGGTGTGGATGTTGTCCCAAGTCTCGACGGCCTATGCATTTCCAACGGCCGGCTGAATGTGAGCGGTGCCGTTGAAGCGCTTTTGGGAGAACCACTCTCAAACACAGACCCCCAAGACCCAACCCCTGGTCTTCCATCCCTCAATATCGCTTCCGTAAGCACCAACAGTATCGGGCTTGAATGGAGTGTTTCAGGATCAGTGGACGCCTTTGAACTAGAAGTCAGCGAGTCTGGCGTTGCCTTTTCCGCCCTTGAACCCACCTCTGTTTTGCAGGGATCCGAGAGAAGTGTGCTTGTTGAGAACCTGCCTCAGGAGACCAGTTACAAGTTCCGGATCCGGTCCTTGAAAGGGGCCCTGGCTTCCTCATGGAAAGAGAGCGGGATTGTCACCACTCTGGCCCCTGCGCCAACTGCGCCTGAGGCACCTTCTATTTCATTGGACGAGGTTGGGGTCGGCTCAGTCAGCCTTAGCTGGAATACTTCCCAGTCCGTTGATGGATTTGAACTTCAAGCGAGTGAGGCAGGATCTCCCTACGCATCCATTTCCGGTGCTTCTTCCTTTGGGGGTTCAGAAAGAAGCGTTAGCCTCACGGGTCTTGGTGAGGGCGTAGACTATCGTTTTCGTATCCGGGCTGTTCTTGATGGCGTGACTTCCAATTGGAAAAACAGTCCTCTCGCGACAACTTTAATTTCATCTCCTGTTGCCCCATCAGCTCCCGAAATTGCAATTTCCGGAGTAGGGGTGGGCACGATTGACCTTTCCTGGAGCGCTTCCGAGAGCGTCGACAGTTTTGAGGTACAAATGAGCGAAGCCGGTGGCGCCTACGTGGCCCTGAGCGGCGGCGGAGTATTTGCTTCAAATGAAACCAGTGTACAACTGGTGGGCCTTGGCGAGGGAGTGGATTACCGCTTCCGGATCCGCGCTGAACGCGGCGGTCTCACCTCGACTTGGAAGGTGAGTTCTTTGGCAACGACTTTGGTTCCAGCGCCCGTCGCTCCATCAGCTCCCGAAATTGCAATTTCCGGAGTAGGGGTGGGCACGATTGACCTTTCCTGGAGCGCTTCTGAAAGTGTCGACAGTTTTGCGGTACAAATGAGCGAAGCCGGTGGCGCCTACGTGGCCCTGAGCGGTGGTGGAGTATTTGCTTCAAATGAAACCAGTGTACAATTGGTGGGCCTTAGCGAGGGAGTGGATTACCGCTTCCGGATCCGCGCTGAACGCGGCGGTCTCACCTCGACCTGGAAGGTGAGTGCCTTGGCAACGACTTTGGTTCCAGCGCCCGTCGCTCCATCAGTTCCCGAAATTGCAATTTCCGGAGTAGGGGTAGGCACGATTGACCTTTCCTGGAGCGCTTCCGAAAGTGTCGACAGTTTTGAGGTACAAATGAGCGAAGCCGGTGGCGCCTACGTGGCCCTGAGCGGTGGTGGAGTATTTGCTTCAAATGAAACCAGTGTACAATTGGTGGGCCTTGGCGAGGGAGTGGATTACCGCTTCCGGATCCGCGCTGAACGCAGCGGCCTCACCTCGACCTGGAAGGTGAGTTCCTTGGCAACGACTTTGGTTTCAGGACCAGTCGACGTGGAACCTCCGATGCCTTTCATCAATATCGAAAGCGTTGGCGCTGGGACTGTGACCCTCAGCTGGTCTGTTTCCGAGGGTGTTGATGCATTTGATCTTGAGGCAAGTGTCTCCGGCCAAAAGTACGCTCCATTGCCCGGCGTATCCCAATTCTCGGGTAGCGCAACCGGTGTACAGTTGACCGGACTCGGTCAGGGGCTGAGCTACCGTTTCCGAATACGCGCAGTCCGCGGCGACCTCACTTCAATGTGGAAAAAGAGCAAGCTTGCAACCACCACTGAGGCCTCTCAGGGCATTCTCGTCGTACCTTCCATTAGCGTCGATTCAGTCGGCATCGGCACTGTAGATCTTTCATGGAACACAAGTGACACGGTTGACGGCTTCGAGCTGCAAATGAGCAAGTCCGGAGCGGAATTTGCTGATGTTGAACTCACCGATCCGCTTACTGGCACCGAGTCAGGTGTCCAGTTGCTCGGACTTGAAGAAGGTGTCAACTACGCCTTCAGAATACGTTCTGTTAAGGAAGGAGTTAGCTCAGACTGGGGATTATCCAGCACCGTGAAAACCCTGGCTCCCGCCCCTGAGGCCCCAGCTTCCCCGACAATTGCCGCTACTCTGATTGAAACAACCACCGTGAACCTGTCCTGGAGCAGCAGCGAATCAGTGGATGGCTTCGAATTGCAAATCAGCGAATCAGGAGCTGCTTATGAAGACTTGCAGGCTGGCCTGGTATTGAACCAGAACGACACGTCCCTGCTTGTTCAGGATTTGGTTGAATCCGTGGAATACCAGTTCCGTATTCGCTCTGTAAGGAACGGATTGTTCTCAGGTTGGACCGAGAGTGGTTTGGTCTTTACGGAGTCTATTCCTTGGCCAAGGGCTGAGCACAATTGGAAATTCAACAATGGGGCAGAACCGATTGCCTATGATTCCGGCTCAATGGCTTTGGATATCGAGTTGAGCGCACAATCTGGTACCAACTGGGGCGATGGTGTCGGTGCCTTGCAGACCGGTTTGGAATTCTCCGGCTCTCATAAGGGCGTCGAAGTACCTGATTCCAATGCGATAAACCTGACCAACCAGAAGAGTCTCACACTCTCTCTGTGGGTCAAAATTGCCAGTAATTCCTCCAAAAAGACATCCGTAGTCTATGAGCAAGGTGGCTTCTGGCGTGGGTTGAATTTGATTGTCGATGAAGGTTGGCTCTTTGCCAGTGGCTGGAATCGTCCCGTCAAGGAATCTGACTGGGCCGGGACGACCCTCAAGGGCGGTGAGCTCCCGGTCGGCCAATGGTCCCATATTGTTCTGGTTCTGGATGCCGCTGAGACGGTGCAGGAGAACGGCCTGACACTTTATGTGAATGGTCAACCTGTTGCCTCGGGCCCTGCTTCGATGCTCTGGGCAAACATGGAAAAGACGGGTATTGGCCAGGTTCAGGGCGGAACAGTATACCGCAGCCGGGAAGTGCGCCGCTTGGATCCCTTCTCCGGATCAATCGACGATTTAAATATCTGGTGCTGTGCCCTGACTCCGGAAGAAATCAACAATCTTTATGAATCCGTTTCCGCGAATTAAACGAATTTGGACGATTCTGTCCGACTGTCGCAACTGTTGGAATAGATAATCCAAAATTACCGATACGGTAGTAGACCTGTGTTTTCTTGGTAACTGCGCTGCTGCTTCGACCAAGGAACAAAAAAAAGAAGGTCATCCCCCTTGTGGGGATGGCCTTCAGCTTTTTGGGGCATATTCGCTCAAAAAAAACGCCACCTCGAAAGGTGGCGTTCTGAATAAAACTTGCTTTTGACTTATATCGCAAACTACTTGCCGCGTTTCATCAGGCGGCGGCGCACAAACAGAAAGGCACCCAGTCCGAGGAGGCTGAGAGCGGCAATTTGTGACGGCTCTGGAACAGGCCGGATATCTCCGCTAAAGTAGAAATATCCATCGTCCCCGTCCCCATCAAAGTCGGTGTTCTTGTCATTAATGCCAAACAGCCACTCATTCTTGATGTAGCTGACAACAGCCCCTTGTGCGTCGACATTAACGCCTTGGAACATGTTGAAACGGATTTCGTTTGATTGGTACAGCGGACCCAGAGGACTAACCGTTTGGTTGATGTGTTCGAACTCCAGAATGACAGGAGCACTGACGCCATCAGCAAGCACGAGTTCAGCCGTGTCACCGGGAACATCCGTTGCCGTTGATCCCGGTTTGCTGCTGTAGTCAAACAGGCTCACGCGGGGATCTGAGTTCCCGAGGTCGCCAACAGCATAAGCGTTAATGAATAGCTCATCCAGGTCCCAATTTTCATTGGAAACAAATCCAACGTCCACGGTCGGACCCGTTTGAACAAAATACTGCACATTCGTGTTTCTCAACTGGAAGTTGAAGTCCTCAATATCTGTGGACAGGCTTCCGACCTCCCAGGCCGATGCACTGACATCCCAGTAGAGTTGAGTGAAGGCAGTCGCATTTGCTTCGCCATTGCCGACGTGGAGGGCTGCTCCATCCGCCGCCATAAGCGAAATGAGGGCATTGAATGAACCACTCGTTGAGGGTTCATTGACAGTAATCAACTGTGCCGA
This region of Oceanipulchritudo coccoides genomic DNA includes:
- a CDS encoding polysaccharide biosynthesis/export family protein translates to MKRLEYTVLSRVVLTFLLFLITTGGIAQTAATPLPGIDERGAKFYKLRPGDTVQITVFNEPDLSVLQELDPNGVLIVPLLGRTDLGGLTLREAETRLEETYISEEYLIDPQVTVSVAEFAEQVFYIFGEVNQPGAKKFPRGKQSLDILEAITMAGDLSQYAKRSEIVVRRPIKGSDREEKIIVDLEKVIRGSKRGNEDLITIFPEDIIFVPERMF
- a CDS encoding fibronectin type III domain-containing protein, with the translated sequence MKSSTSNHTVSRSIFAGSITALFLGLAILSQQAPAPLSTEPAAPINPVLEIVDVEKVSVKASPESAVASPTLSFAEARSLRFDSHEFDLGSVIEWRARKDSTVEGILVFEELGPVYFEAERTQGSDWEIRESAILGEFVVLNESLPLNKWQSAGYIDSGYVEIVESNRLVTSVRFRASNLDDQLLAQSIIGASIDEGLFEMNTLVFPVAAPNDPNYAGSYTLNKLELEPVWDAYGFSPEAQLGRRPIIAVVDNGASDTSTDLHIWINEDEIPGNGKDDDGNGFVDDVSGWNFVYNSNDLSFAGGHGSTVSRIAASITNNGVGTASPASSASLMRVMYYETNAGSHYDVIDSMIYAVDNGADVVNCSFIATSSSMFSYVITEAAKVDCIIVAAAGNNKRDLSEYPLYPVCLTAPNLIGVGASDASDVRAASNFSSIYLDLFAPASVTSYSTPLVSSTVALLRAIKPEATAGEITSAIVAGVDVVPSLDGLCISNGRLNVSGAVEALLGEPLSNTDPQDPTPGLPSLNIASVSTNSIGLEWSVSGSVDAFELEVSESGVAFSALEPTSVLQGSERSVLVENLPQETSYKFRIRSLKGALASSWKESGIVTTLAPAPTAPEAPSISLDEVGVGSVSLSWNTSQSVDGFELQASEAGSPYASISGASSFGGSERSVSLTGLGEGVDYRFRIRAVLDGVTSNWKNSPLATTLISSPVAPSAPEIAISGVGVGTIDLSWSASESVDSFEVQMSEAGGAYVALSGGGVFASNETSVQLVGLGEGVDYRFRIRAERGGLTSTWKVSSLATTLVPAPVAPSAPEIAISGVGVGTIDLSWSASESVDSFAVQMSEAGGAYVALSGGGVFASNETSVQLVGLSEGVDYRFRIRAERGGLTSTWKVSALATTLVPAPVAPSVPEIAISGVGVGTIDLSWSASESVDSFEVQMSEAGGAYVALSGGGVFASNETSVQLVGLGEGVDYRFRIRAERSGLTSTWKVSSLATTLVSGPVDVEPPMPFINIESVGAGTVTLSWSVSEGVDAFDLEASVSGQKYAPLPGVSQFSGSATGVQLTGLGQGLSYRFRIRAVRGDLTSMWKKSKLATTTEASQGILVVPSISVDSVGIGTVDLSWNTSDTVDGFELQMSKSGAEFADVELTDPLTGTESGVQLLGLEEGVNYAFRIRSVKEGVSSDWGLSSTVKTLAPAPEAPASPTIAATLIETTTVNLSWSSSESVDGFELQISESGAAYEDLQAGLVLNQNDTSLLVQDLVESVEYQFRIRSVRNGLFSGWTESGLVFTESIPWPRAEHNWKFNNGAEPIAYDSGSMALDIELSAQSGTNWGDGVGALQTGLEFSGSHKGVEVPDSNAINLTNQKSLTLSLWVKIASNSSKKTSVVYEQGGFWRGLNLIVDEGWLFASGWNRPVKESDWAGTTLKGGELPVGQWSHIVLVLDAAETVQENGLTLYVNGQPVASGPASMLWANMEKTGIGQVQGGTVYRSREVRRLDPFSGSIDDLNIWCCALTPEEINNLYESVSAN
- a CDS encoding PEP-CTERM sorting domain-containing protein — its product is MRKLLKLAVCAGIVSPFCASAQLITVNEPSTSGSFNALISLMAADGAALHVGNGEANATAFTQLYWDVSASAWEVGSLSTDIEDFNFQLRNTNVQYFVQTGPTVDVGFVSNENWDLDELFINAYAVGDLGNSDPRVSLFDYSSKPGSTATDVPGDTAELVLADGVSAPVILEFEHINQTVSPLGPLYQSNEIRFNMFQGVNVDAQGAVVSYIKNEWLFGINDKNTDFDGDGDDGYFYFSGDIRPVPEPSQIAALSLLGLGAFLFVRRRLMKRGK